In Actinoplanes derwentensis, the following proteins share a genomic window:
- a CDS encoding AAA family ATPase has product MDFGPFTSIAGANGIGKSNVFDAIEFLSYPASDSLVEAARRVRGASGISGDPRDLFWDGYREHPRQIRLAAEMLVPAEVEDDLGAPTTPTTTFLRYEVTLGYSAADGEGGIGLLKVADETGRRRERVAKRFNQNRRQLLEQLDRNGAVTKLESWQRLVSDIDDIVSRWAAG; this is encoded by the coding sequence GTGGATTTCGGCCCCTTCACCAGCATCGCCGGAGCAAACGGCATCGGGAAGTCCAACGTCTTCGACGCCATCGAGTTCCTGTCGTACCCGGCGAGCGATTCCTTGGTGGAGGCGGCCCGGCGGGTGCGAGGTGCTTCCGGCATCAGCGGCGATCCGCGTGACCTCTTCTGGGACGGCTACCGGGAGCACCCCCGGCAGATCCGTCTCGCCGCGGAGATGCTTGTCCCGGCCGAGGTGGAGGACGATCTCGGCGCCCCGACCACCCCCACCACCACGTTCCTTCGGTACGAGGTGACGCTGGGTTATTCCGCAGCCGACGGAGAAGGCGGCATCGGACTGCTCAAGGTCGCCGATGAGACAGGCCGGCGCCGGGAACGGGTTGCGAAACGGTTCAACCAGAACCGGCGGCAGCTCCTCGAACAGCTGGATCGGAACGGGGCGGTCACCAAGCTCGAAAGCTGGCAGCGTCTGGTGAGCGACATCGACGACATCGTCTCCCGATGGGCGGCGGGATGA
- a CDS encoding aminoglycoside phosphotransferase/kinase family protein: MSFEPELPIGPVGEPWTPAVQSLLRHLENTGFDGAPPVGGAAGPALPWPEWARNDDTLWQVAQWLREYHQAVAGFVPPADAVWRKGGAWEPGLIIGHNDAAPYNATRDGRRLTGFVGWDFAGPVTREADLAFTAFAWVPLSFEDGWTELDDRPRRLRLLLDAYGWRGTAGSMIREVRDRMSAAIHDIRRLATDGDHDCRELIHSGLDLRLAAAVKELAAFPA, encoded by the coding sequence ATGAGCTTCGAACCGGAGTTACCCATCGGCCCGGTGGGTGAACCGTGGACCCCCGCGGTCCAGTCCCTGCTGCGGCATCTAGAGAACACGGGTTTCGACGGCGCGCCACCCGTCGGCGGCGCCGCCGGCCCGGCACTGCCCTGGCCGGAATGGGCCCGCAACGACGACACCCTGTGGCAGGTCGCCCAGTGGCTGCGGGAATACCACCAGGCGGTGGCCGGTTTCGTCCCACCCGCCGACGCGGTCTGGCGCAAAGGCGGCGCCTGGGAACCCGGCCTGATCATCGGCCACAACGACGCGGCACCGTACAACGCCACCCGCGACGGCCGCCGCCTCACCGGCTTCGTCGGCTGGGACTTCGCCGGCCCCGTCACCCGCGAGGCCGACCTGGCGTTCACCGCCTTCGCCTGGGTGCCGCTCAGTTTCGAGGACGGCTGGACCGAACTCGACGACCGCCCCCGGCGCCTGCGGCTCCTACTCGACGCCTACGGCTGGCGCGGCACCGCGGGCAGCATGATCCGCGAGGTCCGCGACCGGATGAGCGCCGCCATCCACGACATCCGCCGCCTGGCCACCGACGGTGACCACGACTGCCGCGAACTGATCCACTCCGGCCTCGACCTCCGTTTGGCCGCCGCCGTCAAGGAGCTGGCCGCGTTCCCCGCATAG
- a CDS encoding 3-hydroxyacyl-CoA dehydrogenase NAD-binding domain-containing protein: MSETIRYDRADDGIVVLTLDDPSRGANTMNDAYVRSMEETVSRLEAERDEITGVIITSAKKSWFAGGDLDQLGSVPADRGGDVFAMSTRVKGQLRRLETLGRPVVAALNGSALGGGLELALATHRRIALSDPRLEIGLPEVTLGLLPAGGGVVRTVRLLGLATALTEVLLKGTRHKLAKAVQLGLIDEVVDTPEQLITAAREWIIQNPGAVQPWDTKGYRIPGGSPSTPSLAAMLPAFPANLRKQLKNAPYPAPRNILSAAVEGAQVDVDTALVIETRYFVELVTGQVAKNMIKAFFFDLNEVSQRDIGEVPPITKVAVLGAGMMGAAIAYVSARAGLPTVLRDVTLEGAQRGKAYSEKLVGKDVSRGRITPEKGEALLGLITATDQIADLAGADLVIEAVFEDPALKHKVFAEIETVVAPHALLCSNTSTLPITALADGVSRQADFIGLHFFSPVDKMPLVEVIKGEKTSDLTVRRSLDVVRRLRKTPIVVNDSRGFFTSRVIGTFTNEGIALLAEGVAPASIEQASSQAGYPAPVLQLMDELTLTLPRKIRDEYRAAASAAGRERETHPADEVIDRMIDEFGRPGRSGGAGFYEYTDGKRTGLWPGLSAFARPDVAIPFEDLKERMLFIEAIETVKCLDEGVLTSVAEANIGSILGIGYPGWTGGVLQYINQYDGGLPGFAARARQLADRYGDRFTPPPLLLAKAEANETFV, from the coding sequence ATGTCCGAGACCATTCGTTACGACCGGGCCGACGACGGCATCGTGGTGCTGACGCTCGACGACCCGAGCCGCGGCGCCAACACCATGAACGACGCTTACGTGCGCAGCATGGAGGAGACGGTCAGCCGTCTCGAGGCCGAGCGCGACGAGATCACCGGTGTGATCATCACGTCGGCGAAGAAGTCCTGGTTCGCCGGCGGCGACCTGGACCAGCTCGGTTCGGTGCCGGCCGACCGGGGCGGCGACGTGTTCGCGATGTCCACCCGGGTCAAAGGACAGCTGCGGCGGCTGGAGACGCTGGGCCGGCCGGTGGTGGCCGCGCTCAACGGGTCGGCTCTGGGTGGCGGCCTGGAGCTGGCGCTCGCCACCCACCGCCGGATCGCGCTCAGCGATCCGCGGCTGGAGATCGGACTGCCCGAGGTGACACTCGGTCTGCTGCCCGCCGGTGGTGGCGTGGTGCGCACCGTGCGGCTGCTGGGCCTGGCCACCGCGCTGACCGAGGTGCTGCTCAAGGGCACCCGGCACAAGCTCGCCAAGGCGGTCCAGCTGGGCCTGATCGACGAGGTGGTGGACACCCCGGAGCAGCTGATCACCGCGGCCCGCGAGTGGATCATCCAGAACCCGGGCGCTGTCCAGCCGTGGGACACCAAGGGTTACCGGATCCCCGGAGGCTCACCGTCCACACCGTCGCTGGCCGCGATGCTGCCGGCCTTCCCGGCGAACCTGCGCAAGCAGCTCAAGAACGCGCCCTACCCGGCCCCCCGCAACATCCTGTCGGCGGCCGTCGAGGGTGCACAGGTCGACGTGGACACCGCGCTGGTCATCGAGACCCGGTACTTCGTCGAGCTGGTCACCGGCCAGGTCGCCAAGAACATGATCAAGGCGTTCTTCTTCGACCTGAACGAGGTGAGTCAGCGGGACATCGGCGAGGTCCCGCCGATCACCAAGGTCGCGGTGCTGGGCGCCGGCATGATGGGCGCGGCCATCGCGTACGTCAGCGCCCGCGCCGGGCTGCCCACGGTGCTGCGCGACGTCACCCTCGAAGGCGCGCAGCGTGGCAAGGCGTACTCGGAGAAACTGGTCGGAAAAGATGTCAGCCGTGGCCGCATCACGCCGGAGAAGGGCGAGGCCCTGCTCGGCCTGATCACCGCGACCGATCAGATCGCCGATCTGGCCGGAGCCGACCTGGTGATCGAGGCCGTCTTCGAGGACCCGGCGCTCAAGCACAAGGTGTTCGCCGAGATCGAGACAGTGGTCGCCCCGCACGCGCTGCTCTGCTCCAACACCTCCACGCTGCCGATCACCGCGCTCGCCGACGGGGTCAGCCGCCAGGCCGACTTCATCGGGCTGCACTTCTTCTCCCCCGTCGACAAGATGCCCCTGGTCGAGGTGATCAAAGGCGAGAAGACCAGCGACTTGACCGTACGGCGGTCCCTGGACGTGGTCCGCCGGCTCCGTAAGACGCCGATCGTGGTCAACGACAGTCGCGGCTTCTTCACCAGCCGGGTCATCGGCACGTTCACCAACGAGGGCATCGCGCTGCTCGCCGAGGGTGTCGCCCCGGCCAGCATCGAGCAGGCCAGCAGCCAGGCCGGATACCCCGCGCCGGTGCTGCAGCTGATGGACGAGCTGACCCTCACCCTGCCCCGCAAGATCCGCGACGAGTACCGGGCGGCCGCCTCCGCCGCCGGCCGGGAACGGGAGACGCACCCGGCCGACGAGGTCATCGACCGGATGATCGACGAGTTCGGGCGCCCCGGCCGGTCCGGTGGGGCGGGCTTCTACGAGTACACCGACGGCAAACGCACCGGGCTCTGGCCGGGACTGTCCGCGTTCGCCAGACCGGACGTGGCGATCCCGTTCGAGGACCTCAAGGAGCGGATGCTCTTCATCGAGGCCATCGAGACCGTGAAATGCCTGGACGAAGGGGTGCTGACCTCGGTCGCCGAGGCGAACATCGGCTCGATCCTGGGCATCGGTTACCCGGGCTGGACCGGGGGTGTGCTCCAGTACATCAACCAGTACGACGGGGGTCTCCCCGGTTTCGCCGCCCGCGCCCGGCAGCTCGCCGACCGGTACGGCGACCGGTTCACCCCGCCGCCGCTGCTGCTCGCCAAGGCCGAAGCCAACGAGACGTTCGTATAA
- a CDS encoding acetyl-CoA C-acetyltransferase, whose product MTTEAYLYDAVRTPRGRGKKTGSLHGVKPISLVVGLIDELRRRFPTVDPADIEDVVLGVVSPIGDQGSDLAKTAAIAAGLPYTTAGVQLNRFCGSGLEAVNIAAQKVRSGWEDLVLAGGVESMSRVPMGSDGGAWAMDPETALNTDFIPQGISADLIATLDGFSRETVDAFAVGSQQKAARAWENGWFDRSVVPVRDRNGLLILDSDEHIRADSTVASLSKLPASFATIGDQGGFDAVALQKYHWVEKITHVHTAANSSGIVDGAALVLIGSAKAGERAGIAPRARIVSAALSGADPTIMLTGPAPAARKALDKAGLTVDDLDLVEINEAFAAVVLHFIDDLKLDPEKVNVNGGAIAMGHPLGATGAMILGTLVDELERRGGRYGLATLCIGGGMGIATIVERL is encoded by the coding sequence ATGACGACCGAGGCCTATCTGTACGACGCCGTGCGGACCCCGCGCGGCCGGGGGAAGAAGACCGGATCCCTGCACGGGGTGAAACCCATCTCGCTGGTGGTGGGCCTGATCGACGAGCTGCGGCGGCGTTTCCCGACGGTCGACCCGGCCGACATCGAGGACGTGGTGCTCGGTGTGGTGTCCCCGATCGGCGACCAGGGCTCCGACCTCGCCAAGACGGCGGCGATCGCGGCCGGCCTGCCCTACACGACGGCCGGTGTGCAACTCAACCGGTTCTGCGGCTCCGGCCTGGAAGCGGTGAACATCGCCGCGCAGAAGGTCCGCTCCGGGTGGGAGGACCTGGTCCTCGCCGGTGGTGTCGAGTCGATGTCGCGGGTGCCGATGGGTTCCGACGGCGGCGCCTGGGCGATGGACCCGGAGACCGCGCTGAACACCGACTTCATCCCGCAGGGCATCAGCGCCGACCTGATCGCCACGTTGGACGGTTTCAGCCGGGAGACCGTCGACGCGTTCGCCGTCGGTTCGCAGCAGAAAGCCGCACGGGCCTGGGAGAACGGCTGGTTCGACCGCTCGGTGGTGCCGGTCCGCGACCGCAACGGCCTGCTGATCCTGGACTCCGACGAGCACATCCGCGCGGACAGCACGGTGGCGAGCCTGAGCAAGCTCCCGGCCTCGTTCGCGACGATCGGCGACCAGGGCGGTTTCGACGCGGTGGCGCTGCAGAAGTACCACTGGGTCGAGAAGATCACCCACGTGCACACGGCGGCCAACTCGTCCGGCATCGTGGACGGTGCGGCGCTGGTCCTGATCGGCTCGGCGAAGGCCGGTGAGCGGGCCGGGATCGCCCCGCGCGCCCGGATCGTGTCGGCCGCCCTCAGCGGCGCCGACCCGACGATCATGCTGACCGGCCCGGCGCCGGCCGCCCGCAAGGCCCTGGACAAGGCCGGCCTGACCGTCGACGACCTCGACCTGGTCGAGATCAACGAGGCGTTCGCGGCGGTGGTGCTGCACTTCATCGACGACCTGAAACTGGACCCGGAGAAGGTCAACGTCAACGGCGGGGCGATCGCCATGGGCCACCCGCTGGGCGCCACCGGCGCCATGATCCTCGGCACCCTGGTCGACGAGCTGGAACGGCGCGGTGGGCGGTACGGCCTGGCCACGCTCTGCATCGGCGGCGGCATGGGCATCGCCACCATCGTCGAACGACTCTGA
- a CDS encoding TetR/AcrR family transcriptional regulator → MSIAEAGEPAPPAVRRRPKNRRAQLALAAAEMFCERGYHGVSLDEIATAVGISGPAIYRHFPNKYAMLVHATRELAEAVRAATGPPLDGDPEQRLGTLLGVLARLSVEHRRVVGLYQWEWRYLEPEHREEFMVELAALATRMAVPLRQSRPELTGRDAHALVRAALSVLGSLGTHRAAIARGRAEAVLRRVAAAVLRAEPATPLAPTTEHPEPEPVLGVTARREILLAESVKLFHRHGYHAVGVEDIGRAAGITASSVYRYFPGKADILAAAFYRASERVAESTATALTGAADDADALRRMTESYVELTFERSALVSVYLAENNNLPEVDRHELRKVQRLHVEEWVRLLGRLRPELPVPEARILVHAALNLVTDLSRMVRFDRRSGMDRHLNRLMMTVLRA, encoded by the coding sequence ATGAGCATCGCCGAGGCCGGCGAGCCAGCGCCACCCGCGGTTCGCAGACGGCCCAAGAACCGCCGGGCACAACTCGCCCTGGCCGCCGCCGAGATGTTCTGCGAGCGGGGCTACCACGGCGTCAGCCTCGACGAGATCGCCACCGCCGTCGGCATCAGCGGACCGGCGATCTACCGGCACTTCCCCAACAAGTACGCGATGCTCGTCCACGCCACCCGTGAGCTGGCCGAGGCGGTCCGCGCAGCCACCGGCCCGCCCCTCGACGGCGACCCGGAGCAGCGGCTCGGCACCCTGCTCGGGGTGCTGGCCCGGCTGTCCGTCGAGCATCGCCGGGTGGTCGGCCTCTACCAGTGGGAGTGGCGTTACCTGGAGCCCGAGCACCGCGAGGAGTTCATGGTGGAGCTGGCCGCCCTCGCGACCCGGATGGCCGTACCGCTGCGGCAGTCCCGCCCGGAGCTGACCGGCCGTGACGCCCACGCCCTGGTCCGCGCCGCCCTCAGCGTCCTCGGCAGTCTCGGCACCCACCGGGCCGCGATCGCGCGCGGCCGCGCCGAGGCCGTGCTGCGCCGGGTGGCCGCCGCGGTGCTGCGCGCCGAACCGGCCACGCCGCTGGCGCCCACCACCGAGCACCCGGAGCCGGAACCGGTGCTGGGTGTGACGGCCCGCCGGGAGATCCTGCTGGCCGAGTCGGTGAAACTGTTCCACCGGCACGGGTACCACGCGGTGGGTGTGGAGGACATCGGCCGGGCCGCGGGAATCACCGCGTCCAGCGTCTATCGTTACTTTCCCGGCAAGGCCGACATCCTCGCGGCCGCGTTCTACCGCGCCTCCGAGCGGGTCGCCGAGTCCACCGCGACCGCTCTGACCGGTGCTGCCGACGACGCGGACGCGCTGCGCCGGATGACCGAGTCGTACGTGGAGCTGACGTTCGAGCGCAGTGCCCTGGTGAGTGTCTACCTGGCGGAGAACAACAATCTGCCCGAGGTCGACCGGCATGAGCTGCGCAAGGTGCAGCGGCTGCACGTCGAGGAGTGGGTGCGGCTGCTCGGCCGGTTGCGCCCGGAACTGCCCGTACCGGAGGCCCGGATCCTGGTGCACGCCGCCCTCAACCTGGTCACCGACCTGAGCCGAATGGTCCGCTTCGACCGCCGGTCCGGTATGGACCGGCATCTGAATCGTTTGATGATGACCGTGCTCCGAGCCTAG
- a CDS encoding AMP-dependent synthetase/ligase, which translates to MDSVLEQRCSAIARDLTIPALLHRNATDFPDHPALSLLGSPGTLTWRELRDEIAVLARGLADLGLRSGDRMLIMMSSRPEHWLIDLAAVHLGAVPSTVYATLSTDQLHYLARHSRAAIVVLEDEAALDRWAPILADVPEIRRVVVADRAADDDSGRIVALRNVSVRGAAAHQADPAAFEKTWREVRPDQPVTLLYTSGTTGDPKGVVLTHRNVVYQTVVMEHTIETPAHAASLAYLPLAHIAERVLGVYNPIYRAGHVTICPDPTQLLAGLVRIRPVSFFGVPRIWEKMVAGVQGRLATAEPQVKAAVDMARAVALQVHEIRQAGSEIPAELAAKHAILDAQVLKPLRAGLGLDNMLWAGSGAAPIPVEVLLYLASIGVDVLEVWGMTETTGTATINTPDHFRTGTVGRPNGGMQIRLADDGEILVRGPLVCAGYLRADGGVDPVTDADGWLATGDVGVFDSDGYLTITDRKKELIINSSGKNISPAQIENLLRAHPLIAQAVAIGDRQPYVTALIVLDEETAPIWAGAKGLSFGTLADLADDPVLRAEIDAAVSTANSRLSRPEQVKTYRILSRGWTPETGELTPTLKLRRRIIQERYAGEIGALYR; encoded by the coding sequence ATGGATTCCGTCCTCGAACAGCGCTGTTCCGCGATAGCCCGCGACCTGACGATCCCCGCACTGCTGCACCGCAACGCCACCGACTTCCCGGACCATCCGGCCCTCAGCCTGCTCGGCTCGCCCGGCACCTTGACCTGGCGGGAACTGCGTGACGAGATAGCCGTCCTCGCCCGAGGTCTCGCCGACCTCGGCCTGCGCTCCGGCGACCGCATGCTGATCATGATGTCCAGCCGGCCCGAGCACTGGCTGATCGACCTCGCCGCCGTCCACCTCGGCGCGGTCCCGTCCACCGTCTACGCCACCCTCTCCACCGACCAGCTGCACTACCTGGCCCGGCACAGTCGTGCCGCGATCGTGGTGCTGGAGGACGAGGCCGCGCTGGACCGTTGGGCGCCGATCCTCGCCGACGTCCCGGAGATCCGCCGGGTCGTGGTCGCCGACCGGGCCGCCGACGACGACAGCGGCCGGATCGTCGCGCTGCGAAACGTCAGTGTCCGGGGTGCCGCCGCCCACCAGGCCGACCCGGCGGCCTTCGAGAAGACCTGGCGGGAGGTACGCCCGGACCAGCCGGTCACGCTGCTCTACACCTCCGGCACCACCGGCGACCCGAAAGGTGTCGTGCTCACCCACCGCAACGTCGTCTACCAGACCGTGGTCATGGAGCACACCATCGAGACCCCGGCGCACGCCGCGTCGCTGGCCTACCTGCCGCTCGCGCACATCGCCGAACGTGTCCTCGGCGTCTACAACCCGATCTACCGGGCCGGGCACGTCACCATCTGCCCCGACCCCACCCAGCTGCTCGCCGGTCTGGTCCGGATCCGGCCGGTCTCCTTCTTCGGGGTGCCCCGGATCTGGGAGAAGATGGTCGCCGGAGTGCAAGGTCGGCTTGCCACTGCCGAACCGCAGGTCAAGGCCGCCGTCGACATGGCCCGGGCGGTCGCTCTGCAGGTCCACGAGATTCGTCAAGCAGGCTCGGAGATCCCGGCTGAGCTGGCCGCCAAGCACGCCATCCTGGACGCGCAGGTGCTCAAGCCGTTGCGCGCGGGACTGGGCCTGGACAACATGCTCTGGGCCGGTAGCGGCGCCGCGCCGATCCCGGTCGAGGTCCTGCTCTACCTCGCGAGCATCGGCGTCGACGTGCTCGAGGTCTGGGGGATGACCGAGACGACCGGCACGGCAACGATCAACACCCCGGACCATTTCCGTACGGGTACGGTCGGCCGCCCCAACGGCGGCATGCAGATCCGTCTCGCCGACGACGGGGAGATCCTGGTCCGCGGCCCGCTCGTCTGCGCCGGATACCTGCGAGCCGATGGTGGTGTCGACCCGGTCACCGACGCCGACGGGTGGCTGGCCACCGGAGACGTCGGGGTCTTCGACAGCGACGGCTACCTCACCATCACCGACCGCAAGAAAGAGCTGATCATCAACTCGAGCGGGAAGAACATCTCACCCGCCCAGATCGAGAACCTGCTGCGCGCCCACCCGCTGATCGCGCAGGCCGTGGCGATCGGGGACCGGCAGCCGTACGTCACCGCCCTGATCGTCCTGGACGAGGAGACCGCCCCGATCTGGGCCGGTGCGAAGGGCCTGTCGTTCGGCACACTCGCCGACCTGGCCGACGATCCGGTGCTGCGCGCCGAGATCGACGCGGCGGTGTCCACGGCCAACAGCAGATTGTCCCGGCCCGAGCAGGTCAAGACGTACCGGATCCTGTCTCGGGGGTGGACCCCGGAGACCGGCGAACTGACCCCGACGCTGAAACTGCGGCGCCGGATCATCCAGGAGCGATACGCGGGGGAGATCGGCGCCCTCTACCGCTGA
- a CDS encoding glycoside hydrolase family 26 protein, whose product MEEDLKRRQMLTLLALTGAAGCGTATATSAATQPSTVAGTPTAAPSTAATARLGSAATATSAATSASASASASASKAAPSSAPATAGAGPSGRGGPVQAPTGKVLLGSYLALGGKNLKQSLSLRRGQLDREQRIVHRFYPWNGYVPTSEPDVAKSSTLMVSWHGAPYAGILNGGSNTNIRSVARKLKNMKRPILLRWGWEMNGDWFEWGGAQNGQSPANYVKAWKRLHRIFAEQGADNVAWVWSPNWNSSPNVSWNKVQNYYPGDEYVDWVGISGYNFYNETPSTLFNPITSRYGSRKPIILSETAAVKNKAKWIKQLHTWVEKTPAVGAVVWFDTDIQQGTDHNFRFDTDTAALSAYRTMARSSRFTG is encoded by the coding sequence GTGGAAGAAGACTTGAAGCGCCGTCAGATGCTGACCCTGCTGGCCCTCACCGGGGCCGCCGGCTGCGGCACCGCCACCGCCACTTCAGCCGCCACGCAGCCGTCCACAGTGGCGGGAACGCCCACTGCGGCCCCCTCGACGGCGGCGACCGCCCGTCTCGGGTCGGCCGCGACCGCCACATCCGCCGCCACGTCCGCGTCCGCCTCGGCATCCGCGTCCGCTTCCAAGGCCGCGCCGTCCTCGGCTCCGGCCACCGCCGGCGCCGGTCCGTCCGGGCGCGGCGGCCCGGTCCAGGCCCCCACTGGCAAAGTGCTGCTCGGGTCGTACCTGGCGCTCGGCGGCAAGAACCTGAAACAGAGCCTCTCGCTGCGCCGCGGGCAACTCGACCGGGAACAGCGGATCGTCCACCGGTTCTACCCGTGGAACGGTTACGTGCCCACGTCCGAACCCGACGTGGCCAAGAGCAGCACCCTGATGGTTTCGTGGCACGGCGCGCCCTACGCCGGGATCCTCAACGGCGGTTCAAACACCAACATCCGCTCCGTCGCCCGCAAGCTGAAGAACATGAAACGCCCCATCCTGCTGCGCTGGGGCTGGGAGATGAACGGCGACTGGTTCGAATGGGGCGGCGCGCAGAACGGCCAGAGCCCGGCGAACTACGTCAAGGCCTGGAAGCGCCTGCACCGGATCTTCGCCGAGCAGGGCGCCGACAACGTGGCCTGGGTCTGGAGCCCCAACTGGAACTCCTCACCGAACGTGTCGTGGAACAAGGTGCAGAACTACTACCCCGGTGACGAGTACGTCGACTGGGTCGGCATCTCGGGCTACAACTTCTACAACGAGACCCCGTCCACGCTGTTCAACCCGATCACTTCCCGGTACGGATCCCGCAAGCCGATCATCCTCAGCGAGACGGCCGCCGTGAAGAACAAGGCAAAGTGGATCAAGCAGCTGCACACCTGGGTCGAGAAGACCCCAGCCGTCGGCGCGGTCGTCTGGTTCGACACCGACATCCAACAGGGCACCGACCACAACTTCCGCTTCGACACCGACACCGCGGCCCTGTCCGCCTACCGAACAATGGCCCGAAGCTCCCGCTTCACCGGCTGA
- a CDS encoding alpha/beta hydrolase family protein, translated as MTSTDEILDQLAGVLARPGRAPVLRTPGELGLEYEDLTFPATDGVQLEAWYIPRPGSTELVIVNHPLQFNRYGYPSHLEPWRTFGAAGGNTFEVDYMEDYRILHEAGYHVLTYDMRNFGLSPEANGGIAGRRFEARDVVGSLRFARTDERLRDLTVGLFSRCNGANATFWAMEAWPEEFEDVRCLVAPQPLSAEVTMRRLLDLIGIPDRLGDLEQQVRLKGALPFAQLTPVPAAAAVTVPTFLYQVRDDVMTEPSDVQAMYDAIPQVDKKLMWIEGTTARWDGYLEFQRRPEPMLEWFRTHMK; from the coding sequence ATGACGTCAACCGATGAGATCCTGGATCAGCTGGCGGGTGTGCTGGCCCGCCCGGGCCGCGCCCCGGTGCTGCGCACGCCCGGCGAGCTGGGCCTGGAGTACGAGGACCTGACCTTCCCTGCCACCGACGGGGTCCAGCTGGAAGCCTGGTACATCCCCCGCCCGGGCTCGACCGAACTGGTCATCGTCAATCACCCGCTGCAGTTCAACCGGTACGGCTACCCCAGTCACCTGGAGCCCTGGCGAACCTTCGGGGCGGCCGGGGGCAACACCTTCGAGGTCGACTACATGGAGGACTACCGCATCCTGCACGAGGCGGGCTATCACGTCCTCACCTACGACATGCGCAACTTCGGCCTCAGCCCGGAGGCGAACGGCGGCATCGCCGGCCGGCGGTTCGAGGCACGGGACGTGGTCGGCTCCCTACGGTTCGCCCGGACGGACGAGCGCCTGCGCGACCTGACCGTGGGTCTCTTCAGCCGGTGCAACGGCGCCAACGCCACGTTCTGGGCGATGGAGGCGTGGCCGGAGGAGTTCGAGGACGTGCGCTGCCTGGTCGCGCCCCAGCCGCTCTCGGCGGAGGTGACCATGCGGCGCCTGCTGGACCTCATCGGGATCCCGGATCGTCTGGGCGACCTCGAGCAGCAGGTACGGCTGAAAGGCGCACTGCCGTTCGCCCAGCTGACGCCGGTCCCCGCGGCGGCTGCCGTGACCGTCCCGACCTTTCTCTACCAGGTACGCGACGACGTGATGACCGAGCCGTCCGACGTGCAGGCGATGTACGACGCCATCCCGCAGGTGGACAAGAAGCTGATGTGGATCGAGGGAACCACCGCCCGGTGGGACGGTTACCTGGAGTTCCAGCGCCGGCCGGAGCCGATGCTGGAGTGGTTCCGCACGCACATGAAGTAG
- a CDS encoding TetR/AcrR family transcriptional regulator yields MSPRADIRPDPETRRQILEAAGRLLTESPGGDVSIRAVCEIVGVKSPTIYHYFGDKNGLLDAVVEDGFRRYLQEKQQRLATGDLMTALRDGWTMHISFAVQNPAIYNLMYDDPQVRRTSPAAGAARQELETEMQRLAASHRLVLPVQQAADAMEAAAVGTALHLIRTGGSADDPVVTVVRDAMIAALFGTSATPADVPSAATALRAHLPDGPVPPLRASETGLLRDWLDQLAG; encoded by the coding sequence GTGAGCCCACGAGCAGACATCCGGCCGGACCCCGAGACGCGTCGGCAGATCCTGGAAGCGGCCGGGCGCCTGCTCACCGAGTCACCCGGCGGCGACGTGTCGATCCGCGCGGTGTGCGAGATCGTCGGGGTCAAATCGCCCACGATCTACCACTACTTCGGCGACAAGAACGGTCTGCTGGACGCGGTGGTCGAGGACGGGTTCCGCCGCTACCTGCAGGAGAAGCAGCAGCGACTGGCCACCGGCGACCTGATGACCGCTCTGCGGGACGGCTGGACGATGCACATCTCGTTCGCCGTGCAGAACCCGGCCATCTACAACCTCATGTACGACGATCCACAGGTCCGCCGGACCAGTCCGGCCGCGGGTGCGGCCCGGCAGGAACTGGAGACCGAGATGCAACGGCTGGCCGCGTCGCACCGGCTGGTCCTGCCGGTCCAGCAGGCCGCGGACGCGATGGAGGCGGCCGCGGTCGGCACCGCGCTCCATCTGATCCGCACAGGTGGCTCGGCCGACGATCCGGTCGTGACCGTGGTCCGGGACGCGATGATCGCCGCGCTGTTCGGCACCTCGGCGACTCCCGCCGACGTGCCGAGCGCGGCTACGGCCCTGCGGGCCCACCTGCCCGACGGTCCGGTCCCGCCACTCAGGGCCAGCGAGACCGGCCTGCTCCGGGACTGGCTCGACCAACTCGCCGGTTGA
- a CDS encoding DUF5615 family PIN-like protein gives MTTLILDEMYPPSLAQQLRAAGHDAVAVLDVEVGLASKTDEDVLTWAARNDRCIVTENISDFARLAQQGFSHAGIVFVSSRRFPRTSSGLHRLAKAIAEFPAPGRDEVAWLH, from the coding sequence ATGACGACCCTGATCCTCGACGAGATGTATCCGCCCTCTCTCGCGCAGCAACTGCGGGCCGCGGGGCATGACGCCGTCGCGGTGCTCGACGTCGAGGTCGGGCTCGCGTCCAAGACCGACGAGGACGTCCTCACCTGGGCCGCCCGCAACGACCGCTGCATCGTCACCGAGAACATCAGCGACTTCGCGCGCCTGGCGCAGCAGGGCTTCAGCCACGCCGGCATCGTCTTCGTGTCGAGCCGCCGTTTTCCGCGCACGTCATCGGGTCTGCACCGGCTCGCCAAAGCCATCGCCGAGTTCCCCGCTCCGGGCCGGGACGAGGTGGCCTGGCTGCACTGA